A part of Candidatus Afararchaeum irisae genomic DNA contains:
- a CDS encoding rhodanese-like domain-containing protein — translation MSSESQEIDGLPPSAKLVYKTLEYNGQMNQKDLSDESRLSPRTVRYAIDRLREKDLIYETPSLDDGRCSFYSLKRSMSSKGEYAKDVVVEADCLEDRLDEVHRESASVRLVEANFESGSYDDWHIPGAVELTWEKFQGPTRRGLLSKERFESLVGELGIRDDSTVILYGDSSNRFAAYVYWAFKYYGHDDVYLLDGGKRHWVEESYTVSSDDVSFETREYSSEGSFKNIRAYREEIRNAFNSETVILDVRNRDEFTGEEVPDDKAAVGGHIPDAINLPWHRNVEEDGRFKKREELEEVYSDKVSRSNRVIVYCNVGERSALSWFVLSELLGYSYVSNYDGSWTEWGNLVDAPVETGGGQR, via the coding sequence ATGTCATCCGAATCCCAGGAGATAGATGGACTTCCACCAAGTGCCAAGCTCGTGTACAAGACCCTCGAATACAACGGTCAGATGAACCAGAAAGATCTCAGCGACGAGTCACGTCTGTCTCCTCGGACGGTGAGATATGCCATAGACCGTCTCAGGGAGAAAGATCTAATATACGAGACCCCGTCGCTCGACGACGGAAGATGCAGCTTCTACAGCCTCAAGAGGAGCATGAGCTCGAAGGGAGAGTACGCCAAGGACGTCGTGGTCGAAGCCGACTGCTTGGAGGACAGGCTCGACGAGGTGCATAGGGAGAGCGCGTCAGTTCGTCTCGTCGAGGCTAACTTCGAGAGCGGTAGCTACGACGACTGGCACATACCCGGAGCGGTCGAGCTGACTTGGGAGAAGTTCCAAGGACCTACGAGGAGAGGACTTCTGTCGAAAGAGAGGTTCGAGAGTCTCGTGGGAGAACTGGGTATTAGGGACGACTCGACGGTTATACTCTACGGCGACTCTTCGAACCGTTTCGCTGCGTACGTCTACTGGGCTTTCAAGTACTACGGACACGACGACGTCTACCTATTAGACGGGGGCAAGAGACACTGGGTAGAGGAGTCATACACAGTGTCGTCGGACGACGTGAGCTTCGAGACACGTGAGTACTCGTCTGAGGGGTCTTTCAAGAACATACGTGCCTACCGAGAGGAGATCAGGAATGCCTTCAACTCCGAGACAGTCATACTCGACGTCAGAAACAGAGACGAGTTCACGGGAGAGGAAGTTCCCGACGACAAGGCAGCCGTCGGAGGGCATATCCCGGACGCCATAAACCTGCCTTGGCACAGGAACGTGGAAGAAGACGGTAGATTCAAGAAGAGGGAGGAGCTTGAGGAGGTGTACTCGGATAAGGTGTCGAGGAGTAACAGGGTGATCGTCTACTGTAACGTCGGCGAGAGGTCGGCTCTCTCGTGGTTCGTTCTGTCGGAGCTACTCGGATACAGCTACGTCTCA